The proteins below are encoded in one region of Acidisarcina polymorpha:
- a CDS encoding YfbU family protein: MTVTTLTPVERLQLINQYRILEKLDPEGADEYAADREIIARGYTAQYHTVFTDVWDEMSVEECTYVYDVLDMHRILINSFNHLADKAGLTLDDVKFEGFDLNSEGKRYGFAEHLQKQGKWKETLPDYLNSHTEMTAFKQRRMLDNFQPIRQQIANSMSGNWQLTADQIRKIIS, encoded by the coding sequence ATGACCGTGACAACGCTAACACCCGTCGAGCGCTTGCAGCTCATCAACCAGTACCGGATTCTGGAAAAGCTCGATCCAGAGGGGGCCGACGAATATGCCGCCGACCGCGAAATTATCGCGCGTGGCTACACGGCCCAATATCACACGGTGTTTACCGACGTGTGGGACGAAATGAGCGTTGAAGAATGCACCTATGTGTACGACGTTCTCGATATGCACCGTATTCTGATCAACAGCTTCAATCACCTTGCAGATAAGGCTGGCCTTACGCTCGACGATGTCAAGTTCGAGGGTTTCGATCTCAACAGCGAAGGCAAGCGCTACGGCTTCGCGGAGCATTTGCAGAAGCAAGGAAAATGGAAAGAAACGCTGCCGGACTATTTGAACAGCCACACTGAAATGACCGCTTTCAAACAACGTCGTATGCTTGATAATTTTCAGCCGATCCGCCAACAGATCGCCAATTCCATGTCGGGAAACTGGCAGTTAACCGCCGACCAAATCAGAAAAATCATTTCGTGA